GATACGAACGAGAAGCAGATATCATATTGGCCATTTCTTCCATCACATTGACGTTTGGCTTGTAGATATAGCCATCATCATTTGCAAGTGGATGATCTGGGTTGTACTCCGCATCCAGCGGCTTATCACTTTCAACAATCCCTAACACTTGTACCGGTACCGAATGGTCACGACCATACTTAGCCTTACTTAACTCAGCACCAAACACAGCGTGACGAGCTTTATAAGTGTCTTTTGCAGAGCTTGAGACACTATCAGCATTTGCCAGATTGCTTGAGGTCGTATTTAGACGAACAGATTCAGCGCTCATGGCAGAGCCAGTTACATTAAAAACGTTAAATAAGCTCATCTAGTTACTCCCCTTTAATGCTTTCGTTAAGTTCTTGAATTTACTTCCTAAGAAGTCAAGTGATGCCTGATGTCTGATTTGGTTCTGCATAAATAAGTTACGCTCCAAATCGACATCAACCGTGTTGCCATCACCCGTGTCGGGTTGTGTTGGAAGACGATACATAACTTCCCCAGTCACCCTAGTAGAGGCAGGAATATGCCGACTATCGGTACGGCTAAGTCCAATGCTTTCCCCCGATGTTGCCGCCTGCAATGCCTTTTGGAAGTCCATGCCTTTCGATTTGTAGCCAGGAGTGTTCGCTTGGGCAATGTTGGTGGAAATCACCTCAGCATTGCGTTCACGAACGCCCACCGTGTATTGGTGGATACCTAATGCGTTGTCGAAAGAAATAGCCATGTTAACCTCTACTCAAGAACTGACCGTTACTACTAGATAACAAAGCAATTAGCGTACCAACTTTAGTTAACTCGTAATTTCTTTGCTCTTTGCTTCTCAGCAATTACCACGCCAAAGAGTGGAATCGTGGAGCAATGGAATGTCACTGTAAGTATAGAGAAATAATCCCAATACGAAAAAGCCCAGCGTGTAGCTGGGCTTTGAGTGGAATGTATTCGTCTTATTTAAGTTTATAGATAATACCAGGATTACAGCGGACCATCTCGAAACGATCTGTTAACCCAGTTAAAGATTCAGACGCACCAAGTAGTAGGTATCCACCTGGATTTAAACTGTTGGCCATCTGATTTAAAACCTGTGACTTCATATCTGGAGAGAAATAAATCAACACATTACGACAGAAAATGATGTCAAACTTACCCAGTAAAGCATAACTATCCATCAAGTTTTGTGGACGAAAATTAACTAATCGCTTTACATTGTCTTTGACTTTCATTCGACCATCACCAGCATCTTCAAAGAAATTGCGACGACGCTCAGGCGATAGGCCACGTCCTAAAGCCAAATTGTCATAAACACCAGCACGACACATGTCTAACATACTGGCTGAAATATCCGTTGCCGTTACCGATACGCTCGGCAACATTCCTGGTTTGCGTTGCTGAGTTTCCAAGATAGTCATTGCCATCGAATACGGCTCTTGGCCTGAAGAACTTGCCGCTGACCAAATTTTAATTGGCCGTTTATTTGCCGCTGCTTCCGGCAACAGTTTGTTAGCAAGGACTTCAAACGGATAAGTATCACGAAACCACAAGGTTTCATTGGTGGTCATGGCATCAACAGCGGCAACTCGTAATTCACGGTTACGGCCAGTGACAACATCTCGTAATAGATCAGACAAAGAGCTGAGCTTAAACTTTGTCACCAGAGGGCTTAAGCGACTCCTCACCAAATACTGCTTGCTGTCACCTAGTACGATGCCACATTGAGATTCTAAGAAACGGCTGAAATCACGATATTCTTGATCGCTTATAGTTATCGCTGTCATTTACTTCTCTTTATTCAGTAAGCGCAGTCTTCACTGCATTACCAAGCTCATCTGGATTGAATTTAGCAATAAAGGAGTTGGCTCCCACGCGTTCAACCATTGCTTGGTTAAATACACCACTGAGTGATGAATGGAGAATTACATAAAGATCTTTAAGATCAGGGTTGCGCCTAATTTCGGCAGTTAATGTATAGCCATCCATTTCAGGCATCTCGATATCAGAGATAACCAAAGAAATCTGATCGTAAATACTCCCTTCTGCCGCCATTTCAACAAGTTTTTCATACGCTTGCTTACCATCAATTACGGCCACCGCTTCAAAACCTAGTGATGTGATTGCACGCTCAACCTGCTTACGGGCAACCGTTGAGTCATCTGCAATCAAAATACGACGAACAATCTCTTTCTCTGATTGAACCTGGGCAATCTCTTCCCCAATGGTTGAGTCCATGGTTTCATCGACTGGCGCGATTTCTGCTAGGATTTTTTCTACATCGAGAATTTCAACCAGTTCATTATCAATGTTGGTCACGGCAGTCAAATAGTTGGATTTACCAGCCCCTTCAGGCGGTGGCAGAATCGCTTCCCAGTGCATGTTAATAATACGCTCAACGGAAGTAACCAAAAAGGCCTGAATGGTTCTGTTAAACTCAGCAATAACAACAAAGGCTTTGTCCACATCAGTAGTCGGCCTGCCACCAACAGCCAGACTTAAATCAATAACGGAAACAGTATGGCCACGGATATGAGCCACACCTTTAACGAGATGGTGTAAGTTTGGCATTGAAGTAAGCTTAGGGCACTGAAGAACTTCTTTTACCTTAAATACGTTAATACCGTAACGCTGTCGCCCCATTAGGCGAAATGTTAGGAGTTCTAGTCGGTTTTGACCGACGAGTTGCGTACGCTGATTCACCGAATCAAGAATACCCGTCATAAGCTCATCTCCATCTCAAACTTTCATGCTAAAAAAATGGTAGTCTACTAACGGCCATGTAAAACTATTAGAGAAAAAGAATGACATACCTTAAATCACACTTATGCTCATTTTCCATAACTAATTGTAGAGCTTTCTATAAAAACTTTTATAAGTCTATCGTCTTTTTATGCTTTTTCTTTAGTTTTTCAGCAACATCAGCCACGTCTGAGCAAATTATCGCTATCCAGCAAGCCGCAGAAGAGTACATTCTCTCGACGATTCAATGGCCAGAAGACGGCACTTTAGATGCCACAGCGGCAAATATTGACAACCGTGTCTTTGCCACAGACTGCCCAAGTAACCTTGAAACCTCCTCATCTTCAACCAACCCTAACGCCAGCAATATCACCGTGTTAGTAGAGTGTAGCGAAGATAACTGGAAGTTATATGTTCCTGTCAGACTAACCCGAACGGGCCCTCAAGTGACCTTAACAGGTCCTCTAAGCCGGGGGCAAATCATCTCACGTAATGATGTCACTATTAATATGGTAGACTTGCAACGCTTCAGGCGGCAAGGCTTTTCCAACATTGATGACGTAATTGGAGCAAAAACAAAGAAAAACTTACGTGCTGGCGAAATCATTGAAAGCAATGATGTATGTGTAGTTTGCCGCAATGAAACCGTCACAATCAAAGCGGTAAAAGCTGGTATGACCATCACAACCAAAGGCACAGCACTGACCGATGGGTCACATGGTGAGCAGATAAGAGTGAAAAATACAAAATCCAACCGTATAATTGAAGGGAGAGTCACTGGGATCTCGGAAGTAACGGTTGTTTTCTGATCAATCCAAAAAAAGCCTAAAGTAATCCCTACTCTAGTCGATATTGACAACATAAGATTCTAAACACGAAAGGCTCACACACATGGCAGGTATTGATAACATACGCTCTGGGCAGTCGCTCACCACGTCGACAAGAAGCACTGCGCGTAATGAAAATAACACTTCGGCAAGCACTGACTCGGCAAAAAAGTCAGATGTGGCAAAAGACTCAGTATCCTTGAGCCAACAAGGTAAGGCAGTCGGTGAAATGCACACTCAACTTGCTAGCCAGCCAAGTTTTGATCAAGCAAAAGTGGCTGCAATCAAAGAAGCTATTGCTAATGGTTCCTACAGCGTAGATCCGCAAAAGCTAGCCGATAATATGATCAAGTTCGAAAAAGAACTTGGCGGTTTCGAGTAACGAGTTTCTATTATGGCAGCCCTAAGCAGCTTAATTGAATTTCAGCTTAAAAGTGCCACTGACTTATCTCTGTTGCTCGAGAAAGAAAAAGCGGCAATTACCAGCCGAGTCGCCAAAGACATTGAGCAAGTTGCTAAAGAAAAACTGACTCTGATTAACCAACTTCAGCAAACCGACCAGCGCATTAGCCAGCATCCAGATGTTGCGACTTTATCTACCGACCCAGAGTTGAGCCCTCTGGTTGATAAAATTCGTACTATCGTTCATGACTGTCAACAAGCTAATGCCGTGAATGGTGAAGCACTGCAAAGAGCACAGCTGAGTTTTAATAAACTCAATAACCTAATGCAGCAAAGCCAAGGCAAACTCGGCATGACCTACACAGCTGAAGGGCAGACCAAAAATGTCACAACACTCGGCACAAACATTAAAGCCTAGTATCAGAATCTAAAAAAGCGGCAAACATTGCCGCTTTTATTTTGCTCGAAGATTAGAAAGAATTAGAAAAGGGTTTGCTGACGTTTTTCCGGTACGACCTGAACTTCACCATAGTCGCGCAGCTTGTTCATCTTCTTGATGTCCAATCGCAGTTCAGTCACATAGCTGTCACCCACTTTATAACTACGCACCACTTCGGCACCTCGGATGACCCCATCCACAGCACCTGATGTCAACTCTGTCCCCAAACGTTGATCCTGAAGATCAGCACGGCCACTGACTCGCATACCATACACTTGCTCTGCAAGCTCACGGTAGGCATCTATTTTTGAAGCACGCATCGCGCGAACCTGACGCTCTTCATCAGTACGACCTTTTTGCTCACTGATATTGGCATAGCCTACCGCGGTTAACCAATCATCTGGGCGCATAGTCTGCAAAGGCTGACAGCCAACCATGATTAGTGCAACAGCCAGTAAAAGTAACTTCTTCATCTCAACTCCCTATGGACGCAGAATAACCGTATACGGTTGTCTTATTGTAGGGTCAGAGCGAATCAAAACACCATCCTCAGTTCGGATACTGTTAAGTGTGTCTAAGTCACGACCAATACGATCAGCAGGTAGGAAGCCTTGAGCTGTCGCGACAACCACACGAGACTGCATACCAACCACTCGCGCATTGACTAGGACGCCGCCTTCCTGACGTAACATGGTTCCTGTCAGGACGTATTGAATATCCTGCTCCTGCGACAAATCTTTCCAATCGCGACTGAAGGCAAAGTCACCTTGCTGAGTGACTTGAATAGAGCCCGTCGTTTTGTAGTCGACGACTTTAAAGCCGCGACGTTGGAATTGGTGGATAAATCCTTCGGATACAGAGTTACCTAACCAATTCGTTGCGTCCATATTTTGTAAATCAACAAAAGAAGTAACGGCAATAGGTGTCCGCGCTGACACACTGGTGTTCGAAACCACCAGTTCTTCAGTCATACTTTCAATAAAGAAGTCAAGAGTATGACGCGGACTCTCCATCAGCATAAACTGCGAACCTGGATACGGTTCTTTACCGTTGTATATTGGGGCATAGGCACAAGCAGTGAGAAACACCACCGGCACTAGCATTAGCCATTTTTTCATTCTCTAATCTCCGATATATATTAGGCACTGATTTGTCCCATTCTCTATCACTCATAAAAAGTGGAACATTCTTTGCTTTTCTAAATCTGCAACCATTCAGAACGGCAATGCCTAAACCAGCTAAGATAGAGAAAGCAAAAAATGAACCAACTTGGAAGATGAATATGAAAAAAATGCTTCTTATCATGATTTCAACCATTTATGCCTCACTGTACACGAGTATAGTGTCAGCCGGATGGTATGAAGTAACGGGTACCGCTACTGTGGTCTCCTCCGAAGAAGTCGCACGTATTCATGCCTTGGAAGATGCCATTTTTAAGGCCATCAGCTTCTCTGGCGCAGATATCGGCAGCATCTCCAATTTGAGGCCACTCCTAGAAAGCGAACGCAAGGAGTATCAGTTCAGCAATACGGAAGTCCGCTACATCGTGGTCGATGAGCAGAAGGTGCGTAATGGCGTCATGTTTGTCAAAGCACGTATTGATATTTACCCATCGGCAACAGCTTGCCATGTCAGCCAGTATAAAAAGACCTTCCTAGTCGGCAACATAGATGTTGCTTCACCTCAACAAGCGGTGATGGGCCAGATTTATAGCGTCGGTGATGACTTCGCTACAGTGATCAATCGCCAGCTTGATCAGCAATCAGCCAACTTTGTTTCTGTGGGGACAACCGATTATCAAATCAGTAAACGTTATCCAGAACGACTTAAAATGATTGCACAGGATACTGGTGCACAATACATCATCGGTGGTGTTATTACCGATTTAACCGCCACTATAGAACAGAAATTATTGAAAGATGACATCATCAATCGTCAGTTTGCTCTTGAAATGACAGTGTTTGATGGCAAGACGGGAAATGAGGTTTATAACCGAAATTATCGTGAAGTCGCTCGCTGGCCATTTCCAAAAACCAGCCAAGTCGATACTAAGAGTGCTCGCTTCTGGGCATCAACCTACGGTGATATGATGCTGCGCGTCAGTCGTAATATCATGTTGGATCTAGAATCCGAAGTGTCATGCAAAATCACGCTCCCGGAGATCATTTCAAAATGGGACAACATTCTCACCATGGATCTCGGACGCATTCATGGTGTCCAGCTCGGCGATAAGCTCAAACTTTGGCACACAGGCTCTTTCATTGATCAACGCGGCTTACCAAGAAACAAAGTCACTGAGTCAAACATTACTTTGACAGTATCTAGAGTGTATGAAAACGAAGCGGAATTAACAGTAGACCAGCCCGAACTCGCAGGCAGTATTCAAATTGGCGATGTTATGCACAAGATGCTATAAATCCGTG
This sequence is a window from Vibrio coralliilyticus. Protein-coding genes within it:
- the flgB gene encoding flagellar basal body rod protein FlgB — protein: MAISFDNALGIHQYTVGVRERNAEVISTNIAQANTPGYKSKGMDFQKALQAATSGESIGLSRTDSRHIPASTRVTGEVMYRLPTQPDTGDGNTVDVDLERNLFMQNQIRHQASLDFLGSKFKNLTKALKGSN
- a CDS encoding flagella synthesis protein FlgN produces the protein MAALSSLIEFQLKSATDLSLLLEKEKAAITSRVAKDIEQVAKEKLTLINQLQQTDQRISQHPDVATLSTDPELSPLVDKIRTIVHDCQQANAVNGEALQRAQLSFNKLNNLMQQSQGKLGMTYTAEGQTKNVTTLGTNIKA
- the flgC gene encoding flagellar basal body rod protein FlgC, whose product is MSLFNVFNVTGSAMSAESVRLNTTSSNLANADSVSSSAKDTYKARHAVFGAELSKAKYGRDHSVPVQVLGIVESDKPLDAEYNPDHPLANDDGYIYKPNVNVMEEMANMISASRSYQTNVQVADASKQMLLRTLQMGQ
- a CDS encoding flagellar assembly protein FlgT, whose protein sequence is MLLIMISTIYASLYTSIVSAGWYEVTGTATVVSSEEVARIHALEDAIFKAISFSGADIGSISNLRPLLESERKEYQFSNTEVRYIVVDEQKVRNGVMFVKARIDIYPSATACHVSQYKKTFLVGNIDVASPQQAVMGQIYSVGDDFATVINRQLDQQSANFVSVGTTDYQISKRYPERLKMIAQDTGAQYIIGGVITDLTATIEQKLLKDDIINRQFALEMTVFDGKTGNEVYNRNYREVARWPFPKTSQVDTKSARFWASTYGDMMLRVSRNIMLDLESEVSCKITLPEIISKWDNILTMDLGRIHGVQLGDKLKLWHTGSFIDQRGLPRNKVTESNITLTVSRVYENEAELTVDQPELAGSIQIGDVMHKML
- the flgM gene encoding flagellar biosynthesis anti-sigma factor FlgM, whose amino-acid sequence is MAGIDNIRSGQSLTTSTRSTARNENNTSASTDSAKKSDVAKDSVSLSQQGKAVGEMHTQLASQPSFDQAKVAAIKEAIANGSYSVDPQKLADNMIKFEKELGGFE
- a CDS encoding protein-glutamate O-methyltransferase, with the translated sequence MTAITISDQEYRDFSRFLESQCGIVLGDSKQYLVRSRLSPLVTKFKLSSLSDLLRDVVTGRNRELRVAAVDAMTTNETLWFRDTYPFEVLANKLLPEAAANKRPIKIWSAASSSGQEPYSMAMTILETQQRKPGMLPSVSVTATDISASMLDMCRAGVYDNLALGRGLSPERRRNFFEDAGDGRMKVKDNVKRLVNFRPQNLMDSYALLGKFDIIFCRNVLIYFSPDMKSQVLNQMANSLNPGGYLLLGASESLTGLTDRFEMVRCNPGIIYKLK
- the flgA gene encoding flagellar basal body P-ring formation chaperone FlgA; this translates as MTYLKSHLCSFSITNCRAFYKNFYKSIVFLCFFFSFSATSATSEQIIAIQQAAEEYILSTIQWPEDGTLDATAANIDNRVFATDCPSNLETSSSSTNPNASNITVLVECSEDNWKLYVPVRLTRTGPQVTLTGPLSRGQIISRNDVTINMVDLQRFRRQGFSNIDDVIGAKTKKNLRAGEIIESNDVCVVCRNETVTIKAVKAGMTITTKGTALTDGSHGEQIRVKNTKSNRIIEGRVTGISEVTVVF
- a CDS encoding FlgO family outer membrane protein → MKKWLMLVPVVFLTACAYAPIYNGKEPYPGSQFMLMESPRHTLDFFIESMTEELVVSNTSVSARTPIAVTSFVDLQNMDATNWLGNSVSEGFIHQFQRRGFKVVDYKTTGSIQVTQQGDFAFSRDWKDLSQEQDIQYVLTGTMLRQEGGVLVNARVVGMQSRVVVATAQGFLPADRIGRDLDTLNSIRTEDGVLIRSDPTIRQPYTVILRP
- a CDS encoding chemotaxis protein CheV — encoded protein: MTGILDSVNQRTQLVGQNRLELLTFRLMGRQRYGINVFKVKEVLQCPKLTSMPNLHHLVKGVAHIRGHTVSVIDLSLAVGGRPTTDVDKAFVVIAEFNRTIQAFLVTSVERIINMHWEAILPPPEGAGKSNYLTAVTNIDNELVEILDVEKILAEIAPVDETMDSTIGEEIAQVQSEKEIVRRILIADDSTVARKQVERAITSLGFEAVAVIDGKQAYEKLVEMAAEGSIYDQISLVISDIEMPEMDGYTLTAEIRRNPDLKDLYVILHSSLSGVFNQAMVERVGANSFIAKFNPDELGNAVKTALTE
- the flgP gene encoding flagellar assembly lipoprotein FlgP — encoded protein: MKKLLLLAVALIMVGCQPLQTMRPDDWLTAVGYANISEQKGRTDEERQVRAMRASKIDAYRELAEQVYGMRVSGRADLQDQRLGTELTSGAVDGVIRGAEVVRSYKVGDSYVTELRLDIKKMNKLRDYGEVQVVPEKRQQTLF